One Ignavibacteria bacterium genomic window carries:
- a CDS encoding phosphatase PAP2 family protein — protein sequence MQRSSSNKSFYSRIPGPYASSEIKIIFSILLMTLGILAFLVITGIVVSGNTRHIDEMVIQALRDPDNYSKPKGPYALIGIMRDITSLGGATFVTLITVIVAIYLILEKKRRSLMLVLLATLGGGLLESILKTLIARQRPGALFQLMPEYSHSFPSGHSMMSAVVYLSLAVLLARIQKRRIIRIYVVIVALFLTFIIGISRIYLGVHYPTDVLAGWALGLAWASFVWLLSWKLELKDKSGKEIVKDEEVK from the coding sequence ATGCAGAGATCTTCAAGCAATAAATCTTTTTACAGCAGGATTCCGGGCCCTTACGCCTCAAGCGAGATAAAAATAATATTTTCAATTCTCCTGATGACACTGGGAATACTGGCTTTCCTTGTAATAACGGGCATTGTGGTCTCCGGCAATACACGCCATATAGATGAAATGGTTATTCAGGCTTTAAGAGATCCTGATAACTATTCAAAGCCCAAAGGCCCCTACGCCCTGATCGGCATTATGCGCGACATAACATCCCTTGGCGGGGCAACATTTGTAACACTCATAACCGTAATTGTAGCTATTTATTTAATACTGGAGAAAAAAAGGCGGTCGCTCATGCTTGTGCTCCTGGCAACGCTCGGAGGCGGCCTGCTGGAGTCCATTCTTAAAACACTCATTGCGCGCCAGAGGCCAGGCGCCCTCTTCCAGCTTATGCCCGAATACTCGCACAGCTTCCCCAGCGGGCACTCCATGATGTCGGCCGTGGTCTACCTGTCACTCGCCGTCCTGTTGGCCCGCATACAAAAGCGCAGGATAATAAGGATTTATGTAGTTATAGTGGCCTTGTTCCTTACATTTATAATAGGCATAAGCCGCATCTACCTGGGAGTCCACTACCCAACAGACGTCCTTGCCGGCTGGGCACTGGGACTTGCATGGGCGTCATTTGTCTGGCTTTTATCCTGGAAACTGGAGCTGAAGGACAAAAGCGGGAAAGAGATAGTAAAGGACGAGGAGGTAAAGTAG
- a CDS encoding serine protein kinase PrkA — protein sequence MAPKSSKDVANILALLDRKLKREEKGAVITFTQFLEKVSAQPDKICRNIFQIFHDLIYYYTSEEEDFNNDPESINYKTINCDRLFVEETDAPFFSDLPLANRLVRLADSYNEGTQQNKIYIFVGPPGSGKSTFLNTLLQRFEEYSHTSDGQNYEVVWRLDSSKLNIPGNSGGVLEIPCPSHDHPILMIPRAYRMEVLEALLPAEQKNKIFNKKEYEWVLKDKPCTICSSIYDALSSRLTSPADIFNMIYARRYYFNRGLGNGISVFNPGDPHPEKFVLSNEAIQKELSNMFRDSNLVQYIYSRYARTNNGIFALMDVKGDNEKRLMDLHGIISEGVHKIEDLEENVKSLFIALMNPEDKEKIKDVNSFHDRIVEINVNYILNYAEEVKTYYHSLGGQIEKHFLPGVLENFAKIIISSRLNPDSDAIREWIEYPRKYERYCDDDLLLLKMSLYSNIIPNWLQDEDRKTFDRNMRRKLFSESEKEGRDGFSGRESINIFNDFYTAYRKMSRNGSGAEKLITMEDVKNFFLKHVERNDIIPDGFIESIIRLYDYNVMEEIKESLFNHNQERVSRDVQNYLFASNYDVGEKQYCPYTNETIEIGEAFYEVIEQHLFKKKVSMESRKNFRMEIASRFTITLQEMVIEDKPITETSIYKELYNIYMNNLRENIFEPFLKFTAYENAIKEYGTDKFRKYDQRVKEDVTFLLKNLTTKFRYTEEGAKQVCIYIISKTAQE from the coding sequence ATGGCACCCAAATCAAGTAAAGATGTAGCAAATATACTTGCCCTGCTGGACCGCAAGCTTAAGCGCGAGGAAAAAGGAGCTGTAATTACTTTTACTCAGTTCCTCGAGAAAGTAAGCGCGCAGCCGGATAAGATATGCCGCAACATTTTTCAGATATTCCACGACCTCATATACTACTATACAAGCGAGGAAGAGGATTTTAATAACGATCCCGAAAGCATAAACTATAAAACCATCAACTGCGACAGGCTTTTTGTCGAGGAAACCGACGCCCCCTTTTTCTCCGACCTCCCGCTGGCAAATCGCCTTGTTAGGCTGGCCGACAGCTACAACGAAGGCACGCAGCAGAACAAGATCTATATTTTTGTGGGCCCTCCGGGAAGCGGCAAAAGCACTTTCCTTAATACTCTGCTCCAGCGCTTTGAGGAATACTCCCATACCTCAGACGGGCAGAACTACGAGGTCGTCTGGAGGCTCGACAGCTCAAAGCTGAATATCCCGGGAAATTCCGGCGGGGTGCTCGAAATCCCCTGCCCCAGCCACGACCATCCGATACTCATGATCCCCCGCGCATACAGAATGGAGGTCTTAGAAGCCCTTCTGCCCGCGGAGCAGAAAAACAAGATATTCAACAAGAAAGAATATGAGTGGGTCTTAAAAGATAAGCCGTGCACTATCTGCAGCTCAATTTATGACGCCCTTTCAAGCCGCCTTACAAGTCCGGCCGACATATTTAACATGATCTATGCAAGGCGCTACTATTTTAACCGCGGACTCGGTAACGGCATAAGCGTATTTAACCCCGGCGACCCGCACCCGGAGAAGTTCGTCTTGTCAAACGAGGCTATACAGAAAGAGCTCAGCAATATGTTCCGCGACAGCAACCTAGTGCAGTATATCTACTCAAGATACGCCAGGACAAATAACGGCATCTTCGCACTTATGGACGTTAAGGGCGATAACGAAAAACGCCTTATGGACCTCCACGGCATTATCTCCGAGGGCGTGCATAAGATTGAGGACTTGGAGGAAAACGTAAAGTCGCTCTTTATCGCTCTTATGAACCCTGAGGATAAGGAGAAGATCAAGGACGTCAACTCTTTCCACGACCGCATAGTTGAAATTAACGTGAACTACATATTGAACTATGCCGAGGAGGTTAAAACTTATTACCACTCGCTTGGCGGCCAGATTGAAAAACACTTCCTGCCCGGAGTGCTGGAGAACTTTGCCAAGATAATTATCTCCTCAAGGCTTAACCCCGACAGCGACGCCATAAGAGAATGGATTGAATACCCGCGCAAGTACGAACGCTACTGCGACGACGACCTCCTGCTCCTTAAAATGAGCCTTTATTCAAACATCATACCTAACTGGCTGCAGGATGAGGACCGCAAGACCTTCGACAGGAATATGAGGCGCAAACTTTTCAGCGAAAGTGAAAAAGAAGGACGCGACGGATTTTCAGGTCGCGAGTCCATAAATATCTTTAACGACTTCTACACGGCCTACCGCAAGATGTCGCGTAACGGATCGGGCGCAGAAAAGCTCATTACAATGGAAGACGTGAAGAACTTCTTCTTAAAGCACGTGGAAAGAAACGATATTATTCCCGACGGCTTCATTGAGTCCATTATCAGGCTATACGACTATAACGTGATGGAAGAAATTAAAGAGTCGCTCTTTAACCACAACCAGGAAAGGGTAAGCCGCGACGTGCAGAACTACCTATTCGCCAGCAACTACGACGTTGGTGAAAAGCAGTACTGCCCCTACACAAATGAGACAATTGAGATAGGAGAAGCTTTCTACGAGGTTATAGAGCAGCACCTCTTCAAGAAGAAAGTAAGCATGGAGTCGAGAAAGAATTTCAGGATGGAAATTGCCTCGCGCTTTACAATTACACTGCAGGAGATGGTAATTGAGGACAAGCCTATTACAGAAACCTCGATCTACAAGGAGCTCTATAATATTTACATGAACAACCTGCGTGAAAATATTTTTGAGCCTTTCCTGAAGTTTACGGCTTATGAAAACGCCATCAAGGAGTACGGAACGGACAAGTTCCGGAAATACGATCAAAGAGTTAAAGAAGATGTAACATTCTTATTGAAAAATTTAACAACAAAATTCCGTTACACCGAAGAAGGCGCCAAACAGGTGTGCATCTACATAATCAGCAAAACCGCGCAGGAATAA
- a CDS encoding SpoVR family protein: MKLIDQHTKRIMEGCKERAAAAGLKFDKETLEYYVSNTDMIELSPKNMIPTLYDYWVQDIQVLRGKGEYEYYPNNPYETVINTRPVISFYNNNNPDWLNVMIFYHVLAHIDFFQNNKFFQHTWDYDFKEKALTDKRIIARLRAQKKRQVDYVIEFARGIDNLVGFHHSYQDEEDNKQFSFTEKVDYYFGRFLQEIKNVPMNEFLEEVERYNKDSEMPDPEHEAAFLDRIRLKYPEFDSLFEKSKDHKPRHKDQDLMQFILRESPILNQEENKWMKSVVEIVRETSLYFAPMIRTKTMNEGWASFWHENLFLNDDRIKGHEIAFAKINAGVTALSKVGLNPYAIGWRLFMHIEEMANKGRLSYDFRRINTLNERKAFDSKKMNGRDYIFHVRENYCDFTFFNTFVEQDFVDKHKLMVVGQRINHQRQTREYYVKSRKAKDYKEMLFDNLYHPPYITFKRKYDSDLYLHHHFEGQELYRDYIPNTLMGLEYLWGGRVFLETTELDQEAMRKAAGRDENNVKPIFHRVLYTMKDRKITKENF, encoded by the coding sequence ATGAAACTAATTGACCAGCATACTAAAAGAATTATGGAAGGCTGCAAGGAACGCGCTGCGGCCGCGGGACTGAAGTTCGATAAGGAAACACTCGAATACTACGTCTCCAATACAGACATGATCGAACTGAGCCCCAAGAATATGATACCTACTCTCTACGACTACTGGGTGCAGGATATCCAGGTCCTGCGCGGCAAGGGGGAATACGAGTACTACCCCAATAACCCGTATGAGACCGTTATTAATACCAGGCCGGTTATCTCCTTCTATAACAATAATAACCCCGACTGGCTGAACGTAATGATATTCTACCACGTCCTGGCACACATAGATTTTTTTCAGAACAACAAGTTCTTCCAGCATACATGGGACTACGACTTTAAGGAAAAGGCCCTTACGGACAAAAGGATCATCGCACGCCTGAGAGCCCAGAAAAAACGCCAGGTGGACTACGTCATTGAATTTGCCCGCGGCATCGATAACCTCGTCGGCTTCCATCATTCCTACCAGGATGAAGAGGACAATAAGCAGTTCAGCTTCACGGAAAAAGTGGATTATTATTTCGGGCGCTTCCTGCAGGAAATTAAGAACGTCCCGATGAACGAGTTCCTGGAAGAAGTAGAGCGCTATAACAAGGATTCTGAAATGCCCGACCCGGAGCACGAGGCCGCATTCCTCGACAGGATAAGACTGAAATACCCCGAGTTCGACAGCCTGTTTGAAAAGTCGAAGGACCATAAACCCAGACACAAGGACCAGGACCTGATGCAGTTTATTCTGCGCGAAAGCCCCATACTAAACCAGGAAGAAAACAAATGGATGAAGTCCGTTGTTGAGATTGTACGCGAGACGTCGCTATACTTTGCCCCAATGATAAGAACTAAAACCATGAACGAGGGCTGGGCAAGCTTCTGGCACGAAAACCTCTTCCTTAATGACGACCGCATAAAGGGTCACGAAATTGCCTTCGCCAAAATTAACGCGGGCGTTACAGCTTTAAGCAAGGTGGGGCTTAACCCTTATGCAATCGGCTGGAGGCTCTTTATGCATATTGAGGAGATGGCAAACAAAGGCCGCCTCTCATACGACTTCAGGCGCATTAACACGCTTAACGAAAGAAAAGCCTTCGACTCCAAAAAGATGAACGGGCGCGACTATATATTCCACGTGAGGGAAAACTACTGCGACTTTACTTTCTTCAACACTTTCGTTGAGCAGGATTTTGTGGATAAGCATAAGCTCATGGTCGTGGGCCAGAGGATCAACCACCAGAGGCAGACAAGGGAATACTACGTGAAAAGCAGGAAGGCAAAGGATTATAAGGAGATGCTCTTCGATAACCTTTATCATCCGCCGTACATTACTTTCAAAAGGAAGTACGACAGCGACCTCTACCTCCACCACCACTTCGAGGGGCAGGAACTCTACCGCGATTATATACCGAATACGCTCATGGGACTTGAATACCTCTGGGGCGGAAGAGTTTTTCTTGAGACCACGGAACTGGATCAGGAGGCAATGCGCAAGGCCGCGGGACGCGATGAAAATAACGTTAAGCCCATATTCCACAGGGTCCTCTATACCATGAAGGACCGCAAGATAACAAAAGAGAATTTTTAA
- a CDS encoding DUF444 family protein gives MSNTKELIEYLRRQGLTESQIKLINTEMAFSGRHEFTDDAPKGVYVEKRTFYDYFDDRDLFRMNMNAGQQARLHALDKLLERDKQRDKDGFPRKVKLGKLVKPIKGGNDKTIIIPTISEEKLYHWKGDQQQGQGEGTGGTGDGEEGEVIGEEPLRPEDGSGQGAGQGKGGQHGMGADAYDIGRILTEQFELPNIKEKGKKTSLTKFTYDMTDKNRGQGQILDKKATLKRVIKTNLALGNISGDEPVDSSKILISPADRVYRTLSREKDYESQALVFFVRDYSGSMTGKPTEVVATQHIYINSWLVYQYQRQVKTRFILHDTDAEEVPDFYTYFNKQVAGGTDVASAFTLVNKIVEEENLAKDYNIYIFHGTDGDDWDARGNKALQELEKMLSYASRIGITIAAGISDYSNTFVEQYIRNSKLLETYPDKLRLDSMKAADADEERIIQSIKHLIA, from the coding sequence ATGAGCAATACTAAAGAACTGATAGAATATTTAAGACGGCAGGGACTTACTGAAAGCCAGATAAAGCTGATTAATACCGAGATGGCCTTTTCAGGACGCCATGAGTTTACGGACGACGCCCCGAAGGGCGTCTACGTGGAAAAACGCACTTTCTACGACTACTTCGACGACCGCGACCTCTTCCGCATGAATATGAATGCCGGCCAGCAGGCAAGGCTCCACGCTCTGGATAAACTCCTTGAACGCGACAAGCAGCGCGATAAGGACGGATTCCCGAGGAAAGTTAAACTAGGCAAACTCGTTAAACCCATTAAAGGTGGTAACGATAAAACCATTATTATCCCTACCATATCCGAAGAAAAACTCTACCACTGGAAAGGCGATCAGCAGCAGGGACAGGGAGAGGGTACCGGAGGCACGGGCGACGGAGAAGAAGGCGAGGTAATTGGTGAAGAACCGCTCCGCCCCGAAGACGGAAGTGGACAGGGTGCCGGACAGGGTAAAGGCGGGCAGCATGGAATGGGCGCCGATGCATACGACATTGGACGCATCTTAACTGAACAGTTCGAACTCCCGAACATCAAGGAAAAAGGAAAGAAAACTTCCCTTACCAAGTTTACCTATGATATGACGGATAAAAACCGCGGCCAGGGACAGATACTGGATAAGAAGGCTACGCTTAAAAGAGTAATAAAGACAAACCTCGCTTTAGGCAATATATCGGGAGATGAACCTGTAGACTCATCAAAGATTCTTATTTCTCCCGCCGACCGCGTCTACCGCACGCTCTCGAGGGAAAAAGACTATGAGTCGCAGGCACTCGTATTTTTTGTGCGCGACTATTCGGGAAGTATGACCGGCAAGCCTACTGAAGTTGTTGCAACGCAGCACATATATATAAACAGCTGGCTTGTATACCAGTACCAGAGGCAGGTTAAAACGAGATTTATTCTGCACGATACGGACGCCGAGGAAGTACCCGATTTTTATACATACTTCAACAAACAGGTTGCAGGCGGAACCGACGTTGCAAGCGCATTCACACTCGTTAATAAAATTGTGGAAGAGGAGAACCTCGCAAAGGATTATAACATCTACATCTTCCACGGCACCGACGGCGACGACTGGGATGCCCGCGGCAACAAGGCTCTTCAGGAACTTGAAAAAATGCTCTCCTATGCAAGCCGCATAGGCATTACCATTGCCGCAGGCATAAGCGACTATAGTAACACATTTGTCGAGCAGTACATAAGAAATTCAAAACTGCTTGAAACATATCCCGACAAGCTGAGGCTCGACAGCATGAAAGCCGCCGACGCCGACGAGGAGCGCATAATTCAGAGCATTAAACATTTGATTGCATAG